TCCCATCTACATACTTCTCTTTCTCTTGGTAAAAGCAATTACTGATAAGATCGCAGCCGTGCAAAAACAACACTCCCACTAAAACAAAAAACCAGCTCCCAGAGCTGGTCAGCACACTATGAACATGAAACATTTCGCTGGCTTCTAACAGCAAGCTGAGGCATTGCGGGAAGCTCGTTAACGGATATAATATCGTTGGTCTTCTTGACCGGTTTCTCCCAATACTGCTCGCTTCCCGGAAGATCGTCAAACCATGCGGCGTCATCAGGGCAATCCAAAATCATAAACTTGCCGTACTGATCATCACGGGATTGATGATATTTCAAGTAGGCCTTGCCATCCTCAATCGCCAAAATCTCAATCTTGCCGGAGGTATGGCTCATGGACAAACGCACCCTTTTGCCTAGACCCGATGTGCGAGCCTTGGCTTCCTCAACCAAACGGTACACCTCTGCAAGCGGCAGGACAAAGTCCCTGTTGCCCGCAACCGGACGGTTAATAAAGAAGTAATACGGGGTTACACCGGCCCAGGACAGCTTATCCAGCAGCTCGGCCAGCACCTCAGGGCGGTCATTAATGCCCTTCAGCACAGGGGTTTGATTGACGACTATGGCTCCAGCTTGATGCAGAGCTTCGAAGGCTTTCTTCGCTTCAGCCGTAATTTCACGCGGATGATTGATATGCGCCATGACATAGATCCGTTTGTCAGCGCTGGAATGATTCCGAATCACTTCAAGCAGCTTCTCATCCTCATAGATCCGCATCGGATTGAAAACGGGTATTTTAGAGCCCAGACGGATAATTTTCACATGATCAATTTCACGCAGCCTATGGAAGATCTTCTCTAACCGGGCTGTGCCTAGAATCAAGCTATCTCCGCCAGTTAGCAGCACATTATTGATTTCGGGATGCTCCGCAATATAATTCAAGCCCGCATCGACATCAGACGTCGCTTCATTCACATCATTGCGGAACAAGCGCTTGCGGAAGCAATACCTGCAGTAGGCGCCGCACACTTCTGAAACGATCAGCAGTGCTGTCGTCCGGTACTTATGCTGGCAGCCCGGTACGACATAATTCGTATCCTCATCGGATGCATCCCACCGCCCATACTCAGACAGCTCGCCTTCATTGGGAATGACTAGCTTCTTGATCGGATCATGGGGATCGTTCCAGTCGATCAATCGTAAATAATAATCGTTCACTCGAAACACGAATTTCTCGGTAATCTGTTTCAGCTTCGTTCGCTCATGCTCAGGAATTTCCATAATTTTATCGATATCGGTAATATACTTAGGTTGCGGCATACGAGTCCTCCTTGGCAGGTCGATAGTACGCTTAACAGACCACAGTATGAATGGAAAAGAAGCGGATTGTGCAGCTGCTTGCTCTCTTCCTCCTTCCTTCGGTTTGTCTGGCTTCTTCTTCCGGTCTGTCTCTGTTCCCAGAGCTTCAAGGCCTGCATAAATAAGCCGGTGTATAAACATAAAAAAATGACCCGCCATAGCTGGATCAAGAAGCTGAATCACTCCTTTTATCCGCTATAATCGGGCCCTGTAGACACAAAAAACCCGATGTACGGGTCAACAAAACGCATAGGCTCACTTATGCTGTTACGACCCATCCACTGCTGACGAGGTTAGCTGTCGGGCTCGGGAAAGATGGTTCCCTACATGAAGCATGCATGATTCGCCCCTAAAAATTGGTTCCCCCGCTTTCCAATTCAAGAACTGGAAATTAAGCGTAGTCATAGTTTACATAATGTTCCTCCTCTTTGTCAACGACAGCAGAACGTTCCGCTATCTGCGCGTTGATTTCAGCCAGAAGCCGCCGTTGAGCCGCTTGGACTCCATCGTCACCACAAATGCCTTAGGATCAACAGCCAGGATACAGTCGTACAAATATTTTTCACTTTTCCGCTTTGCCAGAACCTCCAACATAAGACGCTCGCCGTCACGCCCCCAACCAATCCAAGAAGTTACACCAAAGCCTTGCCTACGCAAAAATGCCGCCATATAATTATGAACCTCATCGGTAATGACTTTCACGGATATGTAGCCGAGCGCTAATCTCTCTTCAATCCAAGAGCCTGTCAGCACACCAAGACCGTAGCCTACGGCATAAACGATCAAACATGCAGGCTGGTCGAGATATTTTAAAACCAAATTCAAGCCAATTACATAAATGATGATTTCCAGCATACTAAGTGCAGCCGCCGTGTAAGTTTCACCCTTCAACGTCAGAAGCATTCTCAAGGTAAAACAGGAAACGTACACAATCTGAATCGCTAAAATACTGGCCAAGATCGTAAGCAAGTTGTCCTCCCCTTCCTGGAAATGAAGGCCCGCCCGACAAGACAGGCGGACCCTTCATGTGAAGGCACAAGACGCTTTGACAGCGCCGAGCAAAATATTTTACGAACGAGTAGCGATGTAATCCGGTCTCGGATTCTGACCTGAATACGGCTCCGCCAATTTATTATGCACACTGTTGTAGACAATAAATACATTGCTTCTTGGCAGCGGCGTGATGTTGCTGTTAGAGCCGTGCATCAGATTGCAGTCGAACAGAACGATGGAGCCCGCATTCCCTACAGGAGCGGTAATTCCACCCTGCTGCACCAGATATGTTAAGCTGTCTCGATCCGGAACTCCATATTCCTGGCGGCGGAGCGATGACTTGAAATTGTCGTCCGGCGTTTCACCAACGCAGGATACGAACGTGCGATGCGAACCTGGAACTACCATTAGCGGTCCGTTGTTGGGCGTATTGTCCTCCAGCGCAATGGAGCAGCTGAGCGCTCTCATTCGAGGCATACCATCTTCTACATGCCAGGTTTCAAAGTCAGAGTGCCAGTAGAACTCTTTACCCGTGAAACCTTGCTTGAAGTTAATGCGGGACTGGTGGACGTACGCTTCGCTTCCCAAAATTTGCTGAATAATCGCTTGAATCCTCGGGTGCTCGGCAATTCCTTTGAACACCTCATGATCCCGATGCACCGCAAAAATGGAGCGAATTTCATCGCTGCTAGGCTCACGAATGACCTCGGGGCGATCCGACGTTTTGCTCTCCGCCCAGAGCAGGCCCATTTCTTCCCGCCACTGCTGAACCTGAGCTTCATCGAAGAAGGAATCAAGGAACAAATAACCGTTTTTGTCGTAAAAAGCGAGCTGCTCTTCGTTAATTTCAGAGGTGTGAAGAGCTGTGGTGTATACAACCGGGTCTTGCCTTGTCAGCAGTCTTGGCTCTTTAAAAACCCGGGAAGGATAAATATCATGGGTAGTGTTGGAAGTGTTCAATATAACTTGACCTTTCGTAGTCATGGCAATTGCCCCTTTCCATCATAATTAGTCTAACGGATACGTACCTTCTTCATCATGAACTTCATTTCCCGAACAAGGCGGGTTAAACACACAGACCATGCGCATTTGCGTCTTGGCTCGAAGGGTATGCTTCTCGTGGCCGTTCAGCACGTACAAGGTTCCTGCCTGGATCGGATAAACGACTCCCGTTTCCAGCACCTCAACCTCGCCTTCCCCTTCTGTGCAGTACACAGCCTCGACGTGGTTTTTATACCAAAACGTGGATTCTGTTTCCGGCTTAATGATCGTCTCATGTAAAGAGAATCCAACTCCGTCCTTCTTAACCAGAAGACGAACGCTGCTCCAGTTCTCGGTATCGACATCATGCTCGGTTCCAGCGATGTCGCGCAGATTTCTAACAATCATGAATCGTGTCCTCCCTTATTTCTGTTCTTTCATTTCATGAGCGATTTCTTTTACGCTCTGCTCCAATATGTCAAGACCTTTCCTTAGGCCCTCTTCATCAATGACAAGCGGCGGCATAATCTTGGCGACCTCGCTGTCCGTACCGGATGTCTCCATGATTAGCCCCTTGGAGAAAACGCGCTCGCAGATCCGTTCTGCCAGTCCGCTGATGCCAAAGGCGATTCCTTGCATAAGGCCTCGGCCTCTAACCTCACCCTGCAGCTCTGGGAAGGATTTGGTGATTTCCAGCAATTTGCTGCGGAGAATGTCTCCTTTGGCCATAATTTCATTAGTAAATTGCTCCGACTCCCAGTAACGAAGTGCTTCCGCTGCCGTAATGAAAGCCAGATTGTTGCCTCTGAACGTTCCGTTATGCTCGCCCGGCTCCCAAATATCCAGCTCAGGTGCGATCAAGGTTAGGGCCATCGGCAAACCGTAGCCGCCTATTGATTTCGAAAGGCAGATAATATCAGGCTTGATTCCCGCCTGCTCGAAGCTGAAGAACGTTCCCGTCCGGCCGCAGCCCATCTGTACGTCATCGACAATAAGCAGAATGCCGCTCGCTTTACACAGCTTCTCGAGACGTTGAAGCCATCCGATGCTGGCCTCGTTGATGCCGCCTTCGCCTTGAATCGTCTCTACGATAACCGCCGCCGGCAGCGATATTCCGCTGCCCGTGTCCGCAATGCAGCTTTCCAGATACGTAATGGTATCCACGTCGCTGCCAAGGTAACCATCATACGGCATGGAAACCGAGTGATGAAGCGGAACACCTGCGCCTCTGCGCTTGAATTTATTACCTGTCACAGACAATGCGCCCAAGGTCATGCCATGGAAGGCGTTGGTAAATCCAACAACCGTTGATCTGCCTGTTACCTTCCGAGCCAGCTTCAAGGCGCTTTCCACGGAATTGGCTCCTGTTGGCCCCGGAAACTGTACTTTATAGGATAAGCCCCTAGGCTGTAGAATGACTTTTTGAAACCGCTCCAGGAATTGTTCTTTCGCTTCAGTCGCCATATCCAAGCTGTGAGAAACACCGTCATTCTGAATGTATTGAACGAGCTTTTGCTTCAAAGCGGTGTTATTGTGGCCGTAATTTAACGCCCCGGCCCCGGCAAAGAAATCGATATATTCATTTCCTGCCGTATCCCACAGCTTATAGCCCTTCGCTCTGGAAAAGACCGTTGGAAACGATCGGCAGTAGCTTCTTACCTCGGATTCCAACGTATCAAATACATGTAAAGACGGCTTGCTAGGATCTAGTAGCTTCATGCAACATTCCTCCTGTCGGTTTGTAATCATAAGTTTACTTCTTGTTGAAAGGTCCAATCTGTATCAAATCTTCGTCTTCATGAGCATCTCCCGGGAATAAGGTAGCGGGAAAACCCTCCTTGATCTCGAGCTTCGCTTGCAAATCCGAAGCGAGCCGGCGGAACAGCGTCTGGGATGCCGTATTGCTCGGGGAAATGGTAGCCTGCACATACCGTACCTGCCTGCAAGCTTCGCTGCTCACCAGTTCCTGCAGCAGTGAAGCTGCAATCCCCCGGCCCTGATACTCTCTGGCTACAACAATCTGCCATACGAAGAGCATATCCGGATGATCCGGCAGTACATAAGACGATACGAAGCCTGCCGGTTTGCCATCAATCTCAGCGATGTAGCAGGTTTCCGAGAAAAATTCGCATAGCATAATGTAGCAATAGGCTGAATTAACATCCAGCTTTCCGCTGTCCGCTACAAGCTTCCATACGGCTTTGCCGTCTAGAGCGCGAGCTTTACGGATCAAGCAGCTTTCTGTTTGTACTTGCTTCAAGTTCGTTGACCTCCTATTCGGCTGACGGGGACACCTGCTGCAAGCCATTACCCATGAACCAAGTTTGTCTGAATCGGCTTAAGAATGCTTGCAAACGCGGGCTTTGCGGATTCTCAAAAATCTGCTCAGGCGTACCCTGCTCGACGATCGAGCCGCCATCCGTAAAGATAATGCGATCGGCAATGTCACGCGCAAAGTCCATTTCATGCGTAATCAGCATCATCGCCATATCTCCTTGAGCGGCAAGATCTTTGATAACCGCAAGCACTTCACCGACGAGCTCCGGGTCAAGCGCCGACGTCGCTTCGTCGAACAGCATGATCTTCGGACGCATAACGACAGCTCTCGCGATCGCGACGCGCTGCTTCTGTCCGCCCGATAAGCGCGAAGGATATTCAGCCAGCTTATCAGCGAGACCCACCTTCGAGAGCATTTCGTAAGCGCGCTGTTCGGCCGTCTCTCTGTCCAGACCGAGCACATACATGGGTGCTTCGGTCACATTTCGCATAATGGTCATATGCGGAAACAGATTAAAATGCTGGAACACCATGCCGATCTTGCTTCGCACCCGGTGCAGATGCTTCTCACCGGCGGTGACGAACCTGCCGCCCTTTTCCTCATGCCAAAGCATCTCTCCATCGACTTCAATGGTGCCGGCTGTCGGCTGCTCCAGCGTCATTAGCATTCTAGCGAGTGTCGTTTTTCCTGAACCGCTCGGTCCGATCACAGCGACCTTCTCCCCTGGCATAATGTCCAGATCAATCTTATTCAGGACTTGAACGTCACCATAGGATTTGCTGATGCTGCGATACTTGACGATCGGTTCCAAGGACATTGTGCTTTCATTCCGGACGATCTGGTTTCTATCCATCTCCATTTATCCGTTCTCCCTTGCCCTGATTCTTTGAAACTTCTTCTCCAGCCTGGATACCGCCAATGACGAAGGATAGCTCATGATCAGGAACAAGATGCCTACCAAGGTAAAGGCCTCCAAATATTTAAAGGATCCCGATCCGATCGATTTGGCGGTTTGCAGCAGCTCCACGAGCGTGATCGCCGATAATATCGGTGTTTCCTTCAGCATCGTGATCATGTAGTTGCCCATGACGGGGATAATCGGCGGCAGCGCCTGCGGCAGAATGATACGCCTCCATGTCTGGCCTGGGCGAAAATTAAGTGCCTTGGACGCCTCCCATTGTCCCCTTGGAACCGCCTCGATGCCGGACCGGTACACCTCTGACATATAGGCGCTGTAGTGCAAGCCCAGTCCGATAATTCCTGTCAGGAAGGGCGAGAATGAAATCCCGTACAACGGAAGCGCGTAAAACAAGACAAACAACTGCACCAGCAGCGGTGTGCTGCGAATAAATTCAATCCAGGCTTTGGCCGCCCAAGCAAGCGGCTTATTCCTCGATCTTCGCGCCAAGGCAAGCGGAAGTCCGAGTACACAAGCAACTGCGAATCCAAGCAGCGTTGCGGCAATCGTGATAGGCAGTGCGCGAAGCAGCTGCGGAAGAATTTGAAAAGCGTAGTGCCAATCCCACATGATTTATGCCCTCCCCCTCGCCATCCTGCGCTCTGCGAAACGAATAAGCAGCGTCAACGCATAGGACAGGATGAAATACATGATCAAGAGAGCTGCGAAAATTTGCGCTGTACTCGAGCTGTCATACGTACGCAGCAACATTCCTTGGTACGTAAGATCTGTCAAGGTAATGAGGTACACGAGCGAGGTTCCTTTGAGCAGCTCAATCTGCAAATTACCAAAGGAAGGAAGCATAAGTGAAAGGGCCTGCGGCAAAATAATGCGCCTCATACGGAGCCATGGTCCCATATTCAGTGCGGTAGCCGCTTCGTATTGCCCGCGCGGAACGGACAGGATCGAGCTTCTGACCACCTCGGAGCCGTATGCGCCGTAATTCATGCCCAAGGCTAATATCGCCGCCGTCATTGCCGGAATTTGGACATCAAGGAGCATAGGGAGCGCGAAGTAGAGCCAGAATAATTGAACAAGCAGCGAGGTCCCGCGCAGTACTTCCACATACATCGTAGCGATAATTCGTACCGTACGGTGTTTGGAAAGCCTCATCAATCCAATGATGAACGATATAATTGCTGACAATATAATCGCTAACAGGGTAATTTCGAGCGTGACTAGCGCCCCCTTTACGAGTAAAGGGAGAAATCCAATGACAGAAGCGAGCCAGCTCATTGTCTACTCTTTGGACAGCTGCTCGGCTGTCATATCGCCCGGCAGTTCCTGCTCGGTAAATCCGAATGGCTTGAGAATTTCAAGCAATTGCCCGGATTTCTTCAGCTTCTCGAGCTCTGCATTGAAAGCCTTCTGAAATTCTGCATCTTCCTTGCGGAATGCGGCAGCTCCATAGCCTCGAACACTTTTGCCGTCAATTTCCGGCTGTTTGAAATCCATAACCCGCTCAACTTTGCTATCTTTCGCTGATTCCAGCATGGCTTGCAGCGAAGGTCCTGTCATCGTAACGGCATCGACACGTCCCGCCTGCAGGGCCGAAATCGCCGATGGCTGATCTGGAACCGTCACAATCTGATTGTCGGCAATGCCCGACTTGGTCATGTAATCTTTCTCGATCGCTCCCACCATGACGCCTACCTTCACATCTGGATTGGCTGCGATATCCTTATAACTATGTAAATGTTTAGGGTTTCCTTGTTTGACGGCGATGGCTTCTCCAATGCTGTATTCAGGGTTAGCAAACGCCACTTGCTTGCTTCTCTCAGGATTAACAAACATCCCTGCTGTAATAATATCGAAGCGCTTTGCCTTCAGTCCCGGAATGAGGGAACCGAACTCGGTCAGTACGCCATTCATTTCATTGATGCCTAGATTTTTTAGAACCACTCTTGCCACTTCAACTGCTTCTCCTGTTAATTTGCCATCAGGTGTAGCGTAAGCATAAGGCTTCTCGTTAGCAAATCCAACACTAATAAATCCTTGCTCCTTGGCCTTCTCCAGCGTGTTCTTCTGTTTAGTCGAGGTTTCATCATTCGTTGATGCCGTACTTCCTGCGCTTTGGGTTGCGCAGCCTGCCACTGTGACAGCCAGCAGTACAGTTAACGCGCATGAGAATAACTTCTTCATTAGAAAACTCCTTTTCCTGTATTTGGGGCCCCATATAAGGGTAACATGATATCGTTGTATGACTCACCCCGCATAATAATGGCTGAGCAGGGCTGAGCCCCGCTCTCCTCCGCTGAGGGGAGATAAGCGGACCCATCCAAAAACATCCTCCCATATCCTCCCATATCCTGCCGGATCCGGCTGATTCATAAAATCGGTGTGCCGATTAGATAATGAATAAAAAGCGTATAGAATCGATGATTACTTCTTGTAAAATTGATAATTTGGTCTTTTTTAGTTAAAATTAAAGAAATCCGATGAATTTCGGGAAAATTCGATATACCTAATTGAATAGCTGGAGGGATCTCTATGGAACATGGCAATGGATCACTGGGAAGTTTGATCCTTGTAGTTACGATTTCATTCTTGGTACCGATCCTGCTTTATCAGCTTCGATTACGGGTGATTCCTGTTGTTGTCGCAGAGATTTTAGCGGGGCTTATTCTGGGCAAGAGCGGATTTAATCTCGTGGGCAGCGACCCATGGCTGGAGCTTCTCTCCCTGCTTGGATTCATTTATTTAATGTTTCTTAGCGGCGTAGAGATCGACTTCACATCCTTTACGAAACAGAAGACTTCCGCTAAGAAGCAGTACCAGCCTGTCGTTGTGGCCTGCGTCATCTTTGTCTCGATCTTCCTGCTTTCCGGTGTGCTCTCTTGGGGGCTGGTGTGGGCAGGCTTTGTCAATCGGGTGTTTCTGACCACGCTGATTATCGGCACCATCTCCCTCGGCGTCGTTGTACCGGTGCTCAAGGAACGAAAGATGGTTCAGAACGACTTGGGACAAACTCTGCTGCTGATTACGGTATTGGCGGACTTTTTCACCATGATTCTGCTTGCCTTCTACGTCAGCTTCTTGTCCAACAACATGATGCGCATGCTGCTGCTGTTTCTGTTCTTCTTTCTGGTTACACTCATTTATCTATCCGTACGTAAATTTGCATCCGGTAAAGTCTTTCAGGTACTTAGCCAAAGTACGATTCAATTCGGCACTAGGGCAAT
This genomic window from Paenibacillus hexagrammi contains:
- a CDS encoding DUF2179 domain-containing protein; protein product: MLTILASILAIQIVYVSCFTLRMLLTLKGETYTAAALSMLEIIIYVIGLNLVLKYLDQPACLIVYAVGYGLGVLTGSWIEERLALGYISVKVITDEVHNYMAAFLRRQGFGVTSWIGWGRDGERLMLEVLAKRKSEKYLYDCILAVDPKAFVVTMESKRLNGGFWLKSTRR
- the thpD gene encoding ectoine hydroxylase yields the protein MTTKGQVILNTSNTTHDIYPSRVFKEPRLLTRQDPVVYTTALHTSEINEEQLAFYDKNGYLFLDSFFDEAQVQQWREEMGLLWAESKTSDRPEVIREPSSDEIRSIFAVHRDHEVFKGIAEHPRIQAIIQQILGSEAYVHQSRINFKQGFTGKEFYWHSDFETWHVEDGMPRMRALSCSIALEDNTPNNGPLMVVPGSHRTFVSCVGETPDDNFKSSLRRQEYGVPDRDSLTYLVQQGGITAPVGNAGSIVLFDCNLMHGSNSNITPLPRSNVFIVYNSVHNKLAEPYSGQNPRPDYIATRS
- the ectB gene encoding diaminobutyrate--2-oxoglutarate transaminase — its product is MKLLDPSKPSLHVFDTLESEVRSYCRSFPTVFSRAKGYKLWDTAGNEYIDFFAGAGALNYGHNNTALKQKLVQYIQNDGVSHSLDMATEAKEQFLERFQKVILQPRGLSYKVQFPGPTGANSVESALKLARKVTGRSTVVGFTNAFHGMTLGALSVTGNKFKRRGAGVPLHHSVSMPYDGYLGSDVDTITYLESCIADTGSGISLPAAVIVETIQGEGGINEASIGWLQRLEKLCKASGILLIVDDVQMGCGRTGTFFSFEQAGIKPDIICLSKSIGGYGLPMALTLIAPELDIWEPGEHNGTFRGNNLAFITAAEALRYWESEQFTNEIMAKGDILRSKLLEITKSFPELQGEVRGRGLMQGIAFGISGLAERICERVFSKGLIMETSGTDSEVAKIMPPLVIDEEGLRKGLDILEQSVKEIAHEMKEQK
- a CDS encoding KamA family radical SAM protein, with translation MPQPKYITDIDKIMEIPEHERTKLKQITEKFVFRVNDYYLRLIDWNDPHDPIKKLVIPNEGELSEYGRWDASDEDTNYVVPGCQHKYRTTALLIVSEVCGAYCRYCFRKRLFRNDVNEATSDVDAGLNYIAEHPEINNVLLTGGDSLILGTARLEKIFHRLREIDHVKIIRLGSKIPVFNPMRIYEDEKLLEVIRNHSSADKRIYVMAHINHPREITAEAKKAFEALHQAGAIVVNQTPVLKGINDRPEVLAELLDKLSWAGVTPYYFFINRPVAGNRDFVLPLAEVYRLVEEAKARTSGLGKRVRLSMSHTSGKIEILAIEDGKAYLKYHQSRDDQYGKFMILDCPDDAAWFDDLPGSEQYWEKPVKKTNDIISVNELPAMPQLAVRSQRNVSCS
- the ehuA gene encoding ectoine/hydroxyectoine ABC transporter ATP-binding protein EhuA, with protein sequence MEMDRNQIVRNESTMSLEPIVKYRSISKSYGDVQVLNKIDLDIMPGEKVAVIGPSGSGKTTLARMLMTLEQPTAGTIEVDGEMLWHEEKGGRFVTAGEKHLHRVRSKIGMVFQHFNLFPHMTIMRNVTEAPMYVLGLDRETAEQRAYEMLSKVGLADKLAEYPSRLSGGQKQRVAIARAVVMRPKIMLFDEATSALDPELVGEVLAVIKDLAAQGDMAMMLITHEMDFARDIADRIIFTDGGSIVEQGTPEQIFENPQSPRLQAFLSRFRQTWFMGNGLQQVSPSAE
- the ehuB gene encoding ectoine/hydroxyectoine ABC transporter substrate-binding protein EhuB encodes the protein MKKLFSCALTVLLAVTVAGCATQSAGSTASTNDETSTKQKNTLEKAKEQGFISVGFANEKPYAYATPDGKLTGEAVEVARVVLKNLGINEMNGVLTEFGSLIPGLKAKRFDIITAGMFVNPERSKQVAFANPEYSIGEAIAVKQGNPKHLHSYKDIAANPDVKVGVMVGAIEKDYMTKSGIADNQIVTVPDQPSAISALQAGRVDAVTMTGPSLQAMLESAKDSKVERVMDFKQPEIDGKSVRGYGAAAFRKEDAEFQKAFNAELEKLKKSGQLLEILKPFGFTEQELPGDMTAEQLSKE
- the ehuD gene encoding ectoine/hydroxyectoine ABC transporter permease subunit EhuD, yielding MWDWHYAFQILPQLLRALPITIAATLLGFAVACVLGLPLALARRSRNKPLAWAAKAWIEFIRSTPLLVQLFVLFYALPLYGISFSPFLTGIIGLGLHYSAYMSEVYRSGIEAVPRGQWEASKALNFRPGQTWRRIILPQALPPIIPVMGNYMITMLKETPILSAITLVELLQTAKSIGSGSFKYLEAFTLVGILFLIMSYPSSLAVSRLEKKFQRIRARENG
- a CDS encoding ectoine synthase, giving the protein MIVRNLRDIAGTEHDVDTENWSSVRLLVKKDGVGFSLHETIIKPETESTFWYKNHVEAVYCTEGEGEVEVLETGVVYPIQAGTLYVLNGHEKHTLRAKTQMRMVCVFNPPCSGNEVHDEEGTYPLD
- the ectA gene encoding diaminobutyrate acetyltransferase; translation: MKQVQTESCLIRKARALDGKAVWKLVADSGKLDVNSAYCYIMLCEFFSETCYIAEIDGKPAGFVSSYVLPDHPDMLFVWQIVVAREYQGRGIAASLLQELVSSEACRQVRYVQATISPSNTASQTLFRRLASDLQAKLEIKEGFPATLFPGDAHEDEDLIQIGPFNKK
- the ehuC gene encoding ectoine/hydroxyectoine ABC transporter permease subunit EhuC, which gives rise to MSWLASVIGFLPLLVKGALVTLEITLLAIILSAIISFIIGLMRLSKHRTVRIIATMYVEVLRGTSLLVQLFWLYFALPMLLDVQIPAMTAAILALGMNYGAYGSEVVRSSILSVPRGQYEAATALNMGPWLRMRRIILPQALSLMLPSFGNLQIELLKGTSLVYLITLTDLTYQGMLLRTYDSSSTAQIFAALLIMYFILSYALTLLIRFAERRMARGRA